The Streptococcus oralis Uo5 genome includes a window with the following:
- the trpB gene encoding tryptophan synthase subunit beta produces MAYQEPNKDGFYGKFGGRFVPETLMTAVLELEKAYRESQADPSFQEELNQLLRQYVGRETPLYYAKNLTQHIGGAKIYLKREDLNHTGAHKINNALGQVLLAKRMGKKKIIAETGAGQHGVATATAAALFNMECTIYMGEEDVKRQALNVFRMELLGAKVEAVTDGSRVLKDAVNAALRSWVANIDDTHYILGSALGPHPFPEIVRDFQSVIGREAKQQYRDLTGQDLPDALVACVGGGSNAIGLFHPFVEDESVAMYGAEAAGLGVDTEHHAATLTKGRPGVLHGSLMDVLQDAHGQILEAFSISAGLDYPGIGPEHSHYHDIKRASYVPVTDEEALEGFQLLSRVEGIIPALESSHAIAFAVKLAKELGPDKSMVVCLSGRGDKDVVQVKDRLEADAAKKGEAHA; encoded by the coding sequence ATGGCATATCAAGAACCAAATAAAGATGGATTTTACGGAAAATTCGGCGGACGTTTCGTCCCAGAAACATTGATGACAGCAGTTTTGGAGTTGGAAAAAGCTTATCGTGAAAGTCAGGCAGACCCAAGCTTCCAAGAGGAATTGAACCAACTTTTGCGCCAGTACGTAGGACGTGAAACTCCCCTTTACTACGCAAAAAACTTGACCCAGCATATCGGCGGAGCCAAGATTTATCTCAAACGGGAAGACCTTAACCATACAGGTGCTCACAAGATTAACAATGCCTTGGGACAAGTTCTTCTGGCTAAACGAATGGGCAAAAAGAAAATTATCGCTGAAACAGGTGCTGGTCAGCACGGTGTGGCAACTGCAACAGCTGCGGCCCTCTTTAACATGGAATGTACCATCTACATGGGTGAGGAAGATGTTAAACGCCAAGCCCTTAATGTCTTCCGTATGGAGCTTTTAGGAGCTAAGGTTGAGGCTGTGACAGATGGTTCGCGCGTGCTTAAGGATGCGGTCAATGCAGCCCTTCGTTCTTGGGTAGCGAATATCGACGATACCCACTATATCCTTGGTTCTGCCTTGGGGCCTCATCCTTTCCCAGAAATCGTTCGTGACTTCCAAAGTGTTATCGGACGCGAAGCTAAACAACAGTACCGTGACTTGACAGGTCAAGATTTGCCAGATGCCCTAGTAGCTTGTGTTGGTGGTGGTTCGAATGCTATCGGTCTCTTCCATCCATTTGTAGAAGACGAGTCAGTGGCTATGTATGGAGCTGAAGCAGCAGGACTTGGTGTGGATACGGAGCACCACGCAGCTACCTTGACCAAGGGTCGTCCGGGTGTCCTTCACGGTTCTCTCATGGATGTACTCCAAGATGCCCATGGTCAAATTCTTGAAGCCTTCTCTATCTCAGCAGGTTTGGACTATCCTGGTATCGGTCCAGAACATTCTCACTACCACGATATCAAACGTGCCAGCTATGTTCCTGTGACGGACGAGGAAGCCTTGGAAGGATTCCAACTCTTGTCTCGTGTGGAAGGAATTATCCCAGCCTTGGAATCTAGCCACGCCATCGCTTTTGCAGTGAAATTGGCCAAAGAACTTGGTCCAGACAAGTCAATGGTTGTCTGCCTATCCGGTCGTGGGGACAAGGATGTAGTTCAAGTCAAAGACCGCTTGGAAGCAGATGCAGCAAAGAAGGGAGAAGCCCATGCCTAA
- a CDS encoding prepilin peptidase, translating into MIDLYFFLVGSILASFLGLVIDRFPEQSIIRPASHCDSCQTRLRPSDLIPILSQVFNRFRCRYCKIRYPVWYALFELGLGLLFLAWSWGWISLGQVILITAGLTLGIYDLRHQEYPLLVWLTFHLILMACTSWNLDMVFFLALGILAHFIDIRMGAGDFLFLASCALIFSATELLILIQFASAAGILAFLLQKKKERLPFVPFLLLAACLIIFGNLLLV; encoded by the coding sequence ATGATTGATCTTTATTTTTTTCTTGTCGGGAGCATTCTCGCTTCCTTTCTAGGTTTGGTCATTGACCGTTTTCCTGAGCAATCCATTATTCGACCAGCTAGTCACTGCGATTCCTGTCAGACTCGCTTGCGTCCCTCAGATTTGATTCCTATTCTCTCGCAGGTCTTCAATCGCTTTCGCTGTCGCTACTGCAAGATTCGCTATCCTGTTTGGTATGCCCTCTTTGAACTCGGCTTAGGACTCCTCTTTCTAGCTTGGTCATGGGGCTGGATTTCCTTGGGGCAAGTCATCCTCATAACTGCTGGCTTGACCTTAGGTATCTACGACCTTCGTCATCAGGAATATCCCTTACTAGTCTGGCTGACGTTCCACCTAATCCTCATGGCCTGTACTAGTTGGAATCTGGATATGGTCTTCTTTCTTGCCCTTGGAATTTTAGCTCATTTTATCGATATCCGCATGGGAGCAGGGGATTTTCTATTTCTGGCTTCTTGTGCTCTCATCTTTAGCGCGACAGAATTACTCATCTTGATTCAGTTCGCTTCTGCGGCAGGCATTCTGGCCTTTCTCCTGCAAAAGAAAAAGGAAAGACTTCCTTTCGTGCCTTTCCTCTTACTTGCTGCTTGTTTGATTATTTTTGGTAATCTACTGCTTGTTTGA
- a CDS encoding phosphoribosylanthranilate isomerase: MTKVKICGLSNKEAVETAVSAGADYIGFVFAPSKRQVTLEEAAELAKLIPADIKKVGVFVSPSRAELLEAIEKVGLDLVQVHSQVADELFEDLPCASIQAVQVDGEGHVPNSQADYLLFDAPVAGSGKTFDWGQLDTSGLAQPFFIAGGLNEDNVAKAIQHFTPYAVDVSSGVETDGQKDHEKIRRFIERVKHGISRTK; the protein is encoded by the coding sequence TTGACAAAGGTTAAGATTTGTGGATTGTCGAACAAAGAAGCGGTAGAGACAGCCGTATCAGCAGGGGCAGACTACATCGGTTTTGTCTTCGCACCCAGTAAAAGACAGGTGACCTTGGAAGAGGCTGCTGAGCTGGCAAAGCTTATTCCTGCAGATATAAAAAAGGTTGGTGTATTTGTTTCACCAAGTCGAGCAGAATTGCTAGAAGCGATTGAAAAGGTTGGCTTGGACCTAGTTCAAGTTCACAGTCAGGTGGCGGATGAGTTGTTTGAGGATTTACCTTGTGCCAGCATTCAGGCTGTGCAGGTGGATGGAGAGGGGCATGTGCCTAATTCTCAGGCGGATTATCTCCTCTTTGATGCCCCTGTGGCTGGGAGTGGTAAGACCTTTGACTGGGGTCAACTGGATACGTCTGGACTAGCCCAGCCATTTTTCATCGCAGGTGGGCTTAATGAAGACAATGTAGCAAAAGCAATTCAACACTTTACTCCCTATGCAGTAGATGTATCGAGCGGAGTGGAGACAGATGGACAAAAAGATCATGAAAAGATTAGAAGATTTATAGAGAGGGTAAAGCATGGCATATCAAGAACCAAATAA
- a CDS encoding GNAT family N-acetyltransferase, giving the protein MMIRFEENVSTENAQLVCQWSNSLGKSFQEQWMGTMIPFPLTIQILQDLEGIFSIFDGQEFVGLIQKIRLEDRNLHIGRFFINPQKQGQGLGSLTLRNFVSLAFENEDIDTVSLNVYEANQTAYKLYQKEGFEIVQMVETPIRKYIMKKGR; this is encoded by the coding sequence ATGATGATTCGTTTTGAAGAAAATGTGAGCACAGAAAATGCTCAGCTCGTATGCCAATGGTCCAACTCCCTTGGCAAATCCTTTCAAGAACAATGGATGGGAACAATGATTCCTTTTCCCTTAACAATTCAAATCTTGCAAGATTTGGAAGGAATCTTTTCAATCTTTGATGGACAAGAGTTTGTGGGGCTTATCCAGAAAATCAGGCTAGAAGACAGGAATCTTCATATCGGGAGATTTTTTATCAACCCCCAGAAACAGGGGCAGGGCTTAGGTAGCCTGACTTTAAGGAATTTTGTTAGTTTGGCCTTTGAAAATGAAGACATAGATACTGTCTCTCTAAATGTCTACGAGGCAAATCAAACAGCTTACAAGCTTTACCAAAAAGAAGGATTTGAAATCGTTCAAATGGTTGAAACACCTATACGAAAATACATCATGAAAAAGGGTAGATAA
- a CDS encoding DUF2273 domain-containing protein, with protein sequence MEWFKKYQYPIIAGLVGVILACFILSFGFFKTLFVLICGALGAFAGYYVKEKYLNK encoded by the coding sequence ATGGAATGGTTTAAAAAATATCAGTATCCAATTATTGCAGGTTTAGTAGGTGTCATTCTCGCTTGCTTTATCTTATCCTTTGGCTTTTTCAAAACACTATTTGTACTAATTTGTGGAGCCTTAGGAGCATTTGCAGGATACTATGTTAAGGAAAAATATTTAAATAAATAA
- the trpA gene encoding tryptophan synthase subunit alpha produces the protein MPKTLTEKLNAIKATGKGIFVPYIMAGDHEKGLDGLGETIHFLEDLGVSAIEVGIPFSDPVADGPVIEEAGLRSLAHETSTQALVETLKTIQTEVPLVIMTYFNPIFQYGVDKFVNDLADTAVKGLIIPDLPHEHANFVEPFLVDTDIALIPLVSLTTGLERQKELIKGAEGFVYAVAVNGVTGKSGNYRADLDKHLAQLHQVADIPVLTGFGVSSQADVERFNAVSDGVIVGSKIVKALHQGEPIEDFIKQAVDYQK, from the coding sequence ATGCCTAAGACACTAACAGAAAAATTGAACGCTATAAAAGCGACTGGAAAGGGAATTTTCGTTCCTTATATCATGGCTGGAGACCACGAGAAAGGTTTGGATGGTCTCGGTGAAACAATCCACTTTTTAGAAGATTTGGGTGTTTCAGCCATTGAAGTGGGTATTCCCTTTTCAGACCCTGTTGCAGATGGCCCTGTTATCGAAGAAGCTGGCTTGCGCAGTCTAGCTCACGAAACTTCTACCCAGGCTTTGGTTGAAACCTTGAAAACCATTCAGACTGAAGTGCCACTGGTCATCATGACCTACTTCAACCCCATCTTTCAGTACGGTGTGGACAAATTTGTCAATGATCTGGCAGATACAGCAGTTAAGGGCTTGATTATCCCGGATCTGCCTCATGAGCATGCCAACTTTGTAGAGCCATTTTTGGTAGACACAGATATCGCCTTGATTCCCCTAGTTAGTTTGACCACAGGACTTGAGCGCCAAAAAGAGTTGATCAAGGGAGCTGAAGGATTCGTCTATGCCGTTGCTGTCAATGGGGTGACAGGGAAATCAGGAAATTACCGTGCAGACTTGGACAAGCACTTGGCGCAATTGCATCAAGTAGCTGACATCCCAGTCTTGACAGGTTTTGGTGTGTCTAGTCAGGCTGATGTAGAACGCTTCAATGCGGTGTCAGATGGCGTTATCGTCGGTTCGAAAATTGTAAAAGCTCTCCACCAAGGAGAGCCGATTGAGGACTTTATCAAACAAGCAGTAGATTACCAAAAATAA
- a CDS encoding Asp23/Gls24 family envelope stress response protein, whose protein sequence is MSNVDKNVEKKDVAVVSQDVKGELTYEDKVIQKIIGLSLEKVPGLLDVDRGFFSNLTEKIINTDNVTHGVNVEVGKEQVAVDLNIVVEYQKNVPALYKEIKDVVVSQVTKMTDLEVVEVNVNVVDIKTKEQHEADSVSLQDRVTDVASSTGEFASEQFEKVKSGIGSGVAAVQEKVGEGVEAVKGETNEKARVH, encoded by the coding sequence ATGTCAAACGTAGATAAAAATGTAGAAAAAAAAGATGTCGCTGTTGTTTCTCAAGATGTTAAAGGGGAACTCACTTATGAGGATAAAGTAATCCAAAAAATCATTGGTCTTTCACTTGAAAAAGTACCTGGACTTTTGGATGTGGATAGAGGATTCTTCTCTAATCTAACAGAAAAAATTATCAATACAGATAATGTCACTCATGGTGTCAATGTTGAAGTTGGGAAAGAACAAGTCGCAGTTGACTTGAACATTGTTGTTGAATACCAAAAGAATGTTCCAGCTTTGTACAAAGAAATCAAAGATGTTGTGGTATCACAAGTTACAAAAATGACTGATCTAGAAGTTGTTGAAGTCAATGTGAATGTTGTTGATATCAAAACGAAGGAACAGCATGAAGCAGATTCAGTTAGCCTCCAAGACCGAGTAACTGACGTGGCTTCTTCAACAGGAGAATTTGCTTCAGAACAATTTGAAAAAGTGAAATCTGGTATCGGTTCAGGTGTAGCTGCTGTTCAAGAAAAAGTAGGCGAAGGTGTTGAAGCCGTTAAGGGCGAAACAAATGAAAAAGCTCGCGTACACTAA
- a CDS encoding GlsB/YeaQ/YmgE family stress response membrane protein, translated as MLWSIIVGGLIGLIAGAITKKGGSMGIIANIFAGLIGSSVGQSLLGSWGPSLAGMAIIPSIVGAVIVVAVVSFLFGKK; from the coding sequence ATGTTGTGGTCCATTATTGTAGGAGGTCTTATTGGTCTCATCGCTGGTGCAATCACTAAAAAAGGTGGTTCAATGGGAATAATTGCAAATATCTTTGCAGGTCTTATCGGTTCGTCTGTAGGGCAATCTCTTCTCGGAAGCTGGGGACCTTCATTGGCTGGAATGGCTATTATTCCGTCAATCGTTGGTGCTGTGATTGTTGTTGCAGTCGTTTCATTTCTATTTGGTAAAAAATAA
- a CDS encoding CsbD family protein: MSTEEKLNQAKGSIKEGVGKMIGDEKMEKEGTAEKVVSKVKEVAEDAKDAVEGAIEGVKNMLHKDEK; the protein is encoded by the coding sequence ATGTCAACAGAAGAAAAATTAAACCAAGCAAAAGGTTCCATTAAAGAAGGTGTCGGCAAAATGATCGGCGATGAAAAAATGGAAAAAGAAGGAACAGCTGAAAAAGTTGTTTCTAAAGTAAAAGAAGTTGCTGAAGATGCTAAAGATGCTGTCGAAGGCGCTATTGAAGGTGTTAAAAACATGCTTCACAAAGATGAAAAATAA
- the trpC gene encoding indole-3-glycerol phosphate synthase TrpC encodes MSQEFLARILEQKAREVEQMELEEIQPLRQTYRLAEFLKNHQDRLQVIAEIKKASPSLGDINLDVDIVQQAQTYEANGAVMISVLTDEVFFKGHLDYLREISSQVGIPTLNKDFIIDEKQIIRARNAGATVILLIVAALSEERLKELYDYATELGLEVLVETHNLAELEVAHRLGAEIIGVNNRNLTTFEVDLQTSVDLAQYFKEGRYYISESSIFTGQDAKRVAPYFNGILVGTALMQAEDVAQRIKELQIDKG; translated from the coding sequence ATGAGTCAGGAATTTTTAGCACGAATCTTAGAACAGAAGGCGCGTGAAGTCGAGCAAATGGAGCTGGAGGAAATCCAGCCCTTGCGCCAGACCTATCGCTTGGCAGAATTTTTGAAGAATCACCAGGACCGTTTGCAGGTAATTGCTGAGATCAAGAAGGCTAGCCCTAGTTTGGGAGATATCAATCTCGATGTGGATATTGTGCAACAGGCCCAGACTTATGAAGCGAACGGCGCAGTGATGATTTCGGTTTTGACAGATGAAGTTTTCTTTAAAGGGCATTTGGATTATTTGCGTGAGATTTCCAGTCAGGTAGGAATTCCGACGCTCAACAAGGACTTTATCATCGATGAAAAGCAAATCATCCGTGCTCGCAATGCCGGTGCAACAGTTATCTTGCTCATCGTCGCGGCCTTGTCAGAAGAACGGCTCAAGGAACTGTATGACTACGCGACAGAGCTTGGTCTGGAAGTCTTGGTGGAAACTCACAATCTAGCTGAACTAGAGGTAGCCCACAGACTTGGTGCTGAGATTATTGGGGTTAATAACCGCAACTTGACCACCTTTGAAGTCGACTTGCAGACCAGTGTAGACTTGGCCCAGTACTTTAAGGAAGGTCGCTATTACATTTCTGAATCTTCTATTTTCACAGGGCAGGATGCAAAACGAGTAGCACCATACTTTAACGGAATTTTGGTGGGAACAGCTCTCATGCAGGCAGAAGATGTAGCCCAGAGAATCAAGGAGTTGCAGATTGACAAAGGTTAA
- the amaP gene encoding alkaline shock response membrane anchor protein AmaP: MSKSKKILLLIFCILILTIFLPILIDYHQVSDLDIHLFSWRELYAEFLIARYVFWGTLVLSVLVLISMLVILFYPKQYLEIQLETQEDTLKLKNSAIEGFVRCLVIDHQLMKEPTVHVNSRKNKCFVTVEGKILPSDNISNRCLVIQNEITHGLKQFFGIEREVKLEVKVKEVEPRKTTKKTVSRVK, encoded by the coding sequence ATGTCAAAATCAAAGAAAATATTGTTACTTATTTTCTGTATCTTAATCTTGACTATTTTCCTTCCTATTCTCATAGATTATCATCAGGTCAGTGATTTAGATATCCACTTATTCAGTTGGAGAGAACTCTACGCTGAATTCCTGATTGCTAGATATGTCTTTTGGGGGACACTTGTCCTATCTGTTTTAGTTTTAATTTCAATGTTAGTGATACTCTTTTATCCTAAACAATATCTAGAGATTCAATTAGAAACTCAAGAAGATACATTAAAACTAAAAAATTCAGCCATCGAAGGCTTTGTTCGATGTTTGGTCATTGATCATCAGTTGATGAAAGAACCAACGGTCCATGTAAATAGCCGCAAAAATAAATGTTTCGTTACTGTTGAAGGGAAAATTCTTCCTTCAGACAACATCTCAAATCGATGTCTAGTCATTCAGAATGAAATAACTCATGGATTAAAGCAGTTCTTTGGTATTGAACGTGAGGTAAAACTTGAAGTTAAAGTTAAAGAAGTTGAACCTCGAAAAACGACCAAAAAGACTGTTAGTCGTGTAAAGTAA